A genomic window from Nomascus leucogenys isolate Asia chromosome 10, Asia_NLE_v1, whole genome shotgun sequence includes:
- the SPACA6 gene encoding sperm acrosome membrane-associated protein 6 isoform X4 has translation MALLALASAVPSALLALAVFRVPAWACLLCFTTYSERLRICQMFVGMRSPKLEECEEAFTAAFQGLSDTEINYDERSHLHDTFTQMTHALQELAAAQGSFEVAFPDAAEKMKKVITQLKEAQACIPPCGLQEFARRFLCSGCYSRVCDLPLDCPVKDVTVTRGDQAMFSCIVNFQLPKEEITYSWKFAGGGLRTQDLSYFRDMPQAEGYLARIRPAQLTHRGTFSCVIKQDQRPLARLYFFLNVTGPPPRAETELQTSFREVLRWAPRDAELIEPWRPSLGELLARPEALTPSNLFLLAALGALASASATVLAWMFFRWYCSGN, from the exons ATGGCCCTGCTGGCCCTGGCCAGTGCCGTCCCGTCTGCCCTGCTGGCCCTAGCTGTCTTCAGGGTGCCCGCCTGGGCCTGTCTCCTCTGCTTCACAACCTACTCTGAGCGCCTCCGCATCTGCCAGATGTTTGTTGGGATGCGGAGCCCCAAGCTCGAAGAGTGTGAGGAGGCCTTCACGGCCGCCTTCCAGGGCCTCTCTGACACCGAAATCA ACTATGATGAGAGAAGCCACCTGCATGACACCTTCACCCAGATGACCCACGCCCTGCAGGAGCTGGCTGCTGCACAGG GATCCTTTGAGGTTGCCTTCCCTGATGCTGCGGAGAAAATGAAGAAGGTCATTACACAGCTTAAAGAAG CCCAGGCTTGCATCCCTCCCTGCG GTCTCCAGGAGTTCGCCCGGCGTTTCCTCTGCAGCGGGTGCTACTCCAGGGTCTGCGACCTCCCGCTGGACTGCCCAG TTAAGGATGTGACAGTGACTCGGGGCGACCAGGCTATGTTTTCTTGCATCGTGAACTTCCAGCTGCCAAAGGAGGAGATCACCTATTCCTGGAAGTTCGCAGGAGGAGGT CTCCGGACCCAGGACTTGTCCTATTTCCGAGATATGCCGCAGGCCGAAGGATACCTGGCGCGGATCCGGCCGGCGCAGCTCACGCACCGCGGGACGTTCTCCTGCGTGATCAAGCAAGATCAGCGCCCCCTGGCCCGGCTCTACTTCTTTCTTAACG TGACGGGCCCGCCCCCGCGGGCGGAGACAGAGTTGCAGACCTCGTTCCGGGAAGTGCTGCGCTGGGCGCCGCGGGACGCCGAGCTGATCGAGCCCTGGAGGCCCAGCCTGGGCGAGCTGCTGGCCAGGCCCGAGGCTCTGACGCCCAGCAACCTGTTCCTGCTTGCAGCCCTCGGGGCCCTCGCATCAGCGAGTGCGACAGTGTTGGCGTG
- the SPACA6 gene encoding sperm acrosome membrane-associated protein 6 isoform X2 — translation MESARRRWGPACGPGAAEETPSLRRGSRGSRSFEVAFPDAAEKMKKVITQLKEAQACIPPCGLQEFARRFLCSGCYSRVCDLPLDCPGEGAGPRGAGDQPEKRDQSTEGHELVARPDVGGAQRVNPAPSPVKDVTVTRGDQAMFSCIVNFQLPKEEITYSWKFAGGGLRTQDLSYFRDMPQAEGYLARIRPAQLTHRGTFSCVIKQDQRPLARLYFFLNVTGPPPRAETELQTSFREVLRWAPRDAELIEPWRPSLGELLARPEALTPSNLFLLAALGALASASATVLAWMFFRWYCSGN, via the exons ATGGAGAGCGCTCGGCGGCGGTGGGGCCCGGCCTGCGGGCCCGGGGCGGCGGAGGAGACCCCTTCCCTGCGACGCGGGAGCCGCGGGAGCC GATCCTTTGAGGTTGCCTTCCCTGATGCTGCGGAGAAAATGAAGAAGGTCATTACACAGCTTAAAGAAG CCCAGGCTTGCATCCCTCCCTGCG GTCTCCAGGAGTTCGCCCGGCGTTTCCTCTGCAGCGGGTGCTACTCCAGGGTCTGCGACCTCCCGCTGGACTGCCCAGGTGAGGGGGCGGGGCCTCGGGGTGCAGGAGACCAACCTGAGAAACGGGACCAGAGCACCGAGGGTCATGAGCTGGTGGCGAGGCCAGACGTGGGCGGGGCCCAGCGAGTGAACCCTGCTCCGTCTCCAGTTAAGGATGTGACAGTGACTCGGGGCGACCAGGCTATGTTTTCTTGCATCGTGAACTTCCAGCTGCCAAAGGAGGAGATCACCTATTCCTGGAAGTTCGCAGGAGGAGGT CTCCGGACCCAGGACTTGTCCTATTTCCGAGATATGCCGCAGGCCGAAGGATACCTGGCGCGGATCCGGCCGGCGCAGCTCACGCACCGCGGGACGTTCTCCTGCGTGATCAAGCAAGATCAGCGCCCCCTGGCCCGGCTCTACTTCTTTCTTAACG TGACGGGCCCGCCCCCGCGGGCGGAGACAGAGTTGCAGACCTCGTTCCGGGAAGTGCTGCGCTGGGCGCCGCGGGACGCCGAGCTGATCGAGCCCTGGAGGCCCAGCCTGGGCGAGCTGCTGGCCAGGCCCGAGGCTCTGACGCCCAGCAACCTGTTCCTGCTTGCAGCCCTCGGGGCCCTCGCATCAGCGAGTGCGACAGTGTTGGCGTG
- the SPACA6 gene encoding sperm acrosome membrane-associated protein 6 isoform X1 encodes MESARRRWGPACGPGAAEETPSLRRGSRGSHYDERSHLHDTFTQMTHALQELAAAQGSFEVAFPDAAEKMKKVITQLKEAQACIPPCGLQEFARRFLCSGCYSRVCDLPLDCPGEGAGPRGAGDQPEKRDQSTEGHELVARPDVGGAQRVNPAPSPVKDVTVTRGDQAMFSCIVNFQLPKEEITYSWKFAGGGLRTQDLSYFRDMPQAEGYLARIRPAQLTHRGTFSCVIKQDQRPLARLYFFLNVTGPPPRAETELQTSFREVLRWAPRDAELIEPWRPSLGELLARPEALTPSNLFLLAALGALASASATVLAWMFFRWYCSGN; translated from the exons ATGGAGAGCGCTCGGCGGCGGTGGGGCCCGGCCTGCGGGCCCGGGGCGGCGGAGGAGACCCCTTCCCTGCGACGCGGGAGCCGCGGGAGCC ACTATGATGAGAGAAGCCACCTGCATGACACCTTCACCCAGATGACCCACGCCCTGCAGGAGCTGGCTGCTGCACAGG GATCCTTTGAGGTTGCCTTCCCTGATGCTGCGGAGAAAATGAAGAAGGTCATTACACAGCTTAAAGAAG CCCAGGCTTGCATCCCTCCCTGCG GTCTCCAGGAGTTCGCCCGGCGTTTCCTCTGCAGCGGGTGCTACTCCAGGGTCTGCGACCTCCCGCTGGACTGCCCAGGTGAGGGGGCGGGGCCTCGGGGTGCAGGAGACCAACCTGAGAAACGGGACCAGAGCACCGAGGGTCATGAGCTGGTGGCGAGGCCAGACGTGGGCGGGGCCCAGCGAGTGAACCCTGCTCCGTCTCCAGTTAAGGATGTGACAGTGACTCGGGGCGACCAGGCTATGTTTTCTTGCATCGTGAACTTCCAGCTGCCAAAGGAGGAGATCACCTATTCCTGGAAGTTCGCAGGAGGAGGT CTCCGGACCCAGGACTTGTCCTATTTCCGAGATATGCCGCAGGCCGAAGGATACCTGGCGCGGATCCGGCCGGCGCAGCTCACGCACCGCGGGACGTTCTCCTGCGTGATCAAGCAAGATCAGCGCCCCCTGGCCCGGCTCTACTTCTTTCTTAACG TGACGGGCCCGCCCCCGCGGGCGGAGACAGAGTTGCAGACCTCGTTCCGGGAAGTGCTGCGCTGGGCGCCGCGGGACGCCGAGCTGATCGAGCCCTGGAGGCCCAGCCTGGGCGAGCTGCTGGCCAGGCCCGAGGCTCTGACGCCCAGCAACCTGTTCCTGCTTGCAGCCCTCGGGGCCCTCGCATCAGCGAGTGCGACAGTGTTGGCGTG
- the SPACA6 gene encoding sperm acrosome membrane-associated protein 6 isoform X3: protein MESARRRWGPACGPGAAEETPSLRRGSRGSHYDERSHLHDTFTQMTHALQELAAAQGSFEVAFPDAAEKMKKVITQLKEAQACIPPCGLQEFARRFLCSGCYSRVCDLPLDCPVKDVTVTRGDQAMFSCIVNFQLPKEEITYSWKFAGGGLRTQDLSYFRDMPQAEGYLARIRPAQLTHRGTFSCVIKQDQRPLARLYFFLNVTGPPPRAETELQTSFREVLRWAPRDAELIEPWRPSLGELLARPEALTPSNLFLLAALGALASASATVLAWMFFRWYCSGN, encoded by the exons ATGGAGAGCGCTCGGCGGCGGTGGGGCCCGGCCTGCGGGCCCGGGGCGGCGGAGGAGACCCCTTCCCTGCGACGCGGGAGCCGCGGGAGCC ACTATGATGAGAGAAGCCACCTGCATGACACCTTCACCCAGATGACCCACGCCCTGCAGGAGCTGGCTGCTGCACAGG GATCCTTTGAGGTTGCCTTCCCTGATGCTGCGGAGAAAATGAAGAAGGTCATTACACAGCTTAAAGAAG CCCAGGCTTGCATCCCTCCCTGCG GTCTCCAGGAGTTCGCCCGGCGTTTCCTCTGCAGCGGGTGCTACTCCAGGGTCTGCGACCTCCCGCTGGACTGCCCAG TTAAGGATGTGACAGTGACTCGGGGCGACCAGGCTATGTTTTCTTGCATCGTGAACTTCCAGCTGCCAAAGGAGGAGATCACCTATTCCTGGAAGTTCGCAGGAGGAGGT CTCCGGACCCAGGACTTGTCCTATTTCCGAGATATGCCGCAGGCCGAAGGATACCTGGCGCGGATCCGGCCGGCGCAGCTCACGCACCGCGGGACGTTCTCCTGCGTGATCAAGCAAGATCAGCGCCCCCTGGCCCGGCTCTACTTCTTTCTTAACG TGACGGGCCCGCCCCCGCGGGCGGAGACAGAGTTGCAGACCTCGTTCCGGGAAGTGCTGCGCTGGGCGCCGCGGGACGCCGAGCTGATCGAGCCCTGGAGGCCCAGCCTGGGCGAGCTGCTGGCCAGGCCCGAGGCTCTGACGCCCAGCAACCTGTTCCTGCTTGCAGCCCTCGGGGCCCTCGCATCAGCGAGTGCGACAGTGTTGGCGTG